The proteins below are encoded in one region of candidate division WOR-3 bacterium:
- a CDS encoding sigma-54 dependent transcriptional regulator yields the protein MKPKILLLDDEESLLKWLSFALQENGYDVYATNEPRNALNQLKLEKFDCVISDIRMPGMDGFQFLKNVRSIYPHLPVIFITAYGSMESVINAMRDKASDYILKPFGIDEILNRIRANIRREKERPVEIIGESKVIKNILSMVDKIAQTDTTVLILGESGTGKELIAREIHRRSKRASYNFVTISCAALPETLLESELFGYKKGAFTGATTDKDGLFLVANKGSFFLDEIGDAPGSIQMKILRLLEEREIVPLGSTKAIKVDVRLIAATNKDLYEEVRQKRFREDLYYRLNVIPIILPPLRQRKEDIPLLAEYFLKSICERENLGEKRLMKSTIEVLKNYSWPGNVRELKHIIERAAVLADTYYIKPEHINVKFGNIETLKELEDNEIKKALNECNGNITEAAKKLGISRATLYRRIKGKKVRR from the coding sequence ATGAAACCTAAGATTTTATTACTTGATGATGAGGAAAGCCTTTTAAAATGGCTTTCTTTTGCACTGCAGGAAAATGGTTATGATGTATATGCAACTAACGAACCCAGGAATGCACTTAATCAATTAAAATTAGAGAAATTTGATTGTGTAATAAGTGATATAAGAATGCCGGGAATGGATGGATTCCAGTTTTTAAAAAATGTTAGGTCTATTTATCCTCACCTGCCGGTAATCTTCATCACTGCCTATGGTTCAATGGAATCAGTCATAAATGCGATGAGGGATAAAGCAAGTGATTATATCTTGAAGCCATTTGGTATTGACGAAATACTTAATCGTATAAGGGCAAATATAAGAAGAGAAAAAGAAAGACCCGTTGAGATAATTGGTGAAAGCAAGGTGATTAAAAATATTTTAAGTATGGTAGATAAGATTGCCCAGACCGATACCACTGTATTGATACTCGGCGAGTCAGGGACTGGTAAGGAATTGATTGCGCGAGAAATCCACCGTAGGTCAAAAAGGGCAAGTTATAATTTCGTTACTATATCCTGTGCTGCATTACCGGAAACTCTTCTTGAAAGCGAACTTTTTGGGTATAAAAAGGGTGCCTTCACCGGTGCTACAACCGATAAAGATGGACTTTTTCTTGTCGCCAATAAAGGCAGCTTTTTTCTTGATGAAATTGGGGATGCACCGGGCTCAATCCAGATGAAGATTTTGAGACTCCTTGAGGAAAGGGAAATTGTGCCGCTTGGTTCAACAAAAGCCATAAAAGTTGATGTCCGTCTTATTGCGGCAACGAATAAAGACCTGTATGAAGAAGTGAGACAGAAGAGATTTCGTGAAGACCTTTATTATCGTTTGAATGTCATACCCATAATTTTGCCACCGCTGCGCCAGAGAAAAGAAGATATACCCTTACTTGCCGAATATTTTTTGAAGTCCATCTGTGAGAGGGAAAACCTTGGGGAAAAGAGATTGATGAAATCAACGATTGAGGTGCTTAAAAATTATTCCTGGCCCGGAAATGTGCGTGAATTAAAACATATTATTGAAAGGGCAGCAGTCCTTGCTGATACCTATTATATCAAACCCGAGCATATCAATGTGAAGTTTGGGAATATTGAGACATTGAAGGAACTTGAAGATAATGAGATTAAAAAGGCATTGAATGAATGTAATGGAAACATAACTGAGGCGGCAAAAAAACTTGGTATAAGCAGGGCGACCTTATATCGGCGAATAAAGGGAAAGAAGGTAAGAAGATAA
- a CDS encoding DNRLRE domain-containing protein yields the protein MRRWILFSFILTLACNKLPLGEEELNERGDFDAITINLPLYVSFTESKAMPLGTSQNLIIGKNSKYQSRVILKFNFSDTTYQGLDQIKLILFKNKSFNNDTLRFTVHILTNEFSETEATWYKKDNTDLWSNPGGDFEFDSLRWGEIKGDSCVVFFNYIDLGKMRNGKGIILIPEDTGFCAFYARESGKPTRFQLVKNGVITSLPLQADCHIIKIDTLPNYWENWLGSGVSFRNYVKFTYDTLLNETKAVYGELTFRAMSHYGLCDSIEIGVKYLRKPFTGFDTELSPQIALKKFALSDTLFALDIVQYVQRIIEHPDSNFGIFIYLSPENYDIANIELMTGSHQLKVGYIKPPEER from the coding sequence ATGAGAAGGTGGATTCTATTTAGTTTTATTTTGACACTTGCCTGCAATAAACTACCTTTGGGTGAAGAAGAACTCAATGAACGCGGAGATTTTGATGCCATTACTATAAACCTGCCATTATATGTTTCATTTACCGAGTCGAAGGCAATGCCACTTGGCACCTCGCAAAATCTCATCATTGGAAAAAATAGTAAATATCAGTCGCGGGTCATTTTAAAGTTTAATTTTTCTGATACAACATATCAGGGGCTTGACCAGATAAAGTTGATACTATTTAAAAACAAAAGTTTCAATAATGATACATTGAGATTTACTGTTCATATTTTGACCAATGAATTTTCTGAAACTGAGGCAACATGGTATAAAAAGGATAATACAGATTTGTGGTCAAATCCGGGAGGTGATTTTGAGTTTGATTCTTTGAGATGGGGTGAGATAAAAGGTGATTCTTGCGTGGTTTTTTTCAATTATATAGATTTGGGTAAAATGAGGAATGGTAAGGGAATTATTCTAATTCCCGAGGATACCGGCTTTTGCGCTTTCTATGCAAGAGAATCAGGAAAACCAACCCGTTTCCAACTCGTGAAGAATGGGGTAATTACCTCATTGCCACTCCAGGCAGATTGCCATATAATAAAAATAGATACATTACCAAATTACTGGGAAAACTGGCTTGGTAGTGGGGTTTCATTTCGGAATTATGTAAAATTCACCTATGATACATTATTAAACGAAACAAAGGCTGTTTATGGGGAATTGACATTCAGGGCAATGAGTCATTATGGGTTGTGCGATTCTATTGAGATAGGTGTAAAATATCTTAGAAAGCCATTTACTGGATTTGATACCGAACTCAGTCCCCAGATTGCCTTAAAAAAATTTGCTTTGAGTGATACACTCTTTGCCCTTGATATTGTTCAGTATGTCCAGCGGATTATTGAACATCCGGATTCAAATTTTGGAATTTTTATCTATCTATCTCCTGAAAATTATGATATTGCTAATATTGAATTGATGACTGGTTCTCATCAGTTAAAAGTTGGATATATCAAACCGCCTGAGGAGAGATGA
- a CDS encoding M14 family zinc carboxypeptidase, producing the protein MFAILPFVLNLLIAQEMIVRVYVPTWQELQKIPGKPLEIAAGRYGEWYDLVVDRNGLDRVIASGLPYEVTIYSLELEKEKVRGNYLNYTQIVDSLRRFVQNYPALCKMDSLPLRTYENRWIYGVKISDNVHLDEFEPNFEIDGCIHSREWATPQAVLFFADSMLRSYNVVPEITEIINTTQIYCIPVLNVDGYVYDWQYYQGGWRKNREPFGGAIGTDCNRNYSGACNGDVDGYWGAADEGQVSHYPSDQTFCGAYGFSGDEVRAHAMYIRQRNITTGFSLHSYGEQVMWPWGYKAAGTPDAALYNAKGNYMASMMQRVNGGTYTPGQSYNNPYPTCGNTRDWVYGYNHYVNGLSALFYGSEIGTAFYEPVANLDFISRQVFKAAKYLAGFADSLILVAEGVVPPPRIVPIDTVTPNFTIVWHPKNTYDNHPTQWELVRLSNPSIKTDSLESGTGRWLLQGYRISTAQSHSPTRSLWSGDSANMNYAATTIHPYLVQPGDSFTFWCRYTLENNYDVTVVEVSENTKEWFSLDTTRFTGSQTSWIRKAYSLANWVGKSVYFRFRTMYDGSAQSGGFYVDDISPVCFFNNINVISNSITDTTYTFSNHPLGEYYYYVRGYNTTWGWGDYSCLEKLFVSNVGVGDKTKYDKTGEISLTLQPNPFKNQCVIKFQFPNNSAFRETQSEISLIVYDVSGRVVKSFNLESGILNQVSSIVWDGKDNAGKKIPAGIYFIHLNTGDLSKIEKAILLK; encoded by the coding sequence ATGTTCGCAATATTACCTTTTGTTCTGAATCTCTTAATTGCCCAGGAGATGATTGTCAGGGTTTATGTTCCAACCTGGCAGGAACTCCAGAAGATACCCGGCAAGCCACTGGAGATAGCCGCAGGAAGATATGGAGAATGGTATGATCTGGTTGTTGATAGGAACGGGCTTGACCGTGTTATTGCGTCAGGGTTACCATATGAAGTTACGATTTACAGCCTTGAACTTGAAAAAGAAAAGGTCAGAGGCAATTATCTGAATTATACACAGATTGTAGATTCATTAAGGCGTTTTGTCCAGAATTATCCTGCACTCTGTAAGATGGATTCTTTGCCACTGCGAACTTATGAAAATAGATGGATTTACGGAGTGAAGATTTCGGATAATGTTCATCTTGATGAGTTTGAACCAAATTTTGAGATTGACGGATGTATACATTCAAGGGAGTGGGCAACACCGCAGGCGGTCTTATTCTTTGCTGATTCAATGCTACGTTCTTATAATGTTGTTCCGGAGATAACCGAGATAATAAATACCACACAAATTTATTGTATTCCAGTACTAAATGTTGATGGCTATGTGTATGACTGGCAATATTATCAGGGTGGATGGCGTAAAAACCGAGAACCATTTGGCGGTGCTATCGGCACAGATTGTAATCGGAATTACTCGGGTGCCTGTAACGGGGATGTTGATGGCTACTGGGGGGCGGCTGATGAAGGACAGGTTTCACATTATCCTTCAGACCAGACCTTTTGCGGAGCCTATGGTTTCAGTGGAGATGAAGTCCGTGCCCATGCAATGTATATCCGTCAGCGCAATATTACAACAGGATTTTCTTTGCATAGTTATGGAGAACAGGTGATGTGGCCCTGGGGGTACAAGGCAGCAGGAACACCTGATGCAGCGCTTTATAACGCAAAAGGTAATTATATGGCAAGTATGATGCAGCGTGTGAATGGCGGTACTTATACACCAGGACAATCTTATAATAATCCTTATCCTACCTGTGGAAATACCCGGGACTGGGTTTATGGATATAATCATTATGTAAATGGGCTATCAGCACTATTTTATGGTTCAGAGATTGGAACTGCATTTTATGAACCCGTAGCAAACCTTGATTTTATTTCAAGACAGGTGTTCAAGGCGGCAAAATACCTTGCCGGATTTGCCGATTCATTAATTCTCGTTGCTGAAGGTGTTGTGCCGCCACCGCGAATTGTGCCGATAGATACTGTAACACCAAATTTCACGATTGTCTGGCATCCAAAGAATACATATGATAACCATCCGACACAATGGGAGCTCGTCCGCCTATCAAATCCAAGTATCAAGACCGATAGCCTTGAATCCGGCACCGGACGCTGGCTTTTACAGGGATACAGAATCTCCACAGCTCAATCCCACTCACCAACACGAAGCCTATGGTCTGGTGATTCAGCAAATATGAATTATGCGGCAACCACAATTCATCCTTATCTTGTTCAACCCGGAGATTCTTTCACTTTCTGGTGTCGCTATACTTTGGAGAATAACTATGATGTTACGGTTGTTGAGGTATCTGAAAATACAAAAGAATGGTTTAGTCTTGATACAACCAGATTCACCGGTTCGCAAACTTCGTGGATACGCAAGGCATATTCCCTTGCTAATTGGGTTGGTAAATCGGTTTATTTTAGATTCAGAACGATGTATGATGGTTCGGCTCAATCGGGCGGATTCTATGTTGACGATATCAGTCCGGTCTGTTTTTTCAATAATATAAATGTCATTTCCAATAGCATAACAGATACTACATATACATTTTCTAATCATCCACTTGGTGAATACTACTATTATGTCCGCGGCTATAATACCACCTGGGGATGGGGTGATTATTCCTGCTTGGAAAAATTATTTGTAAGCAATGTTGGGGTCGGTGATAAAACCAAATATGATAAAACAGGTGAGATTTCACTTACTTTACAACCAAATCCATTTAAAAATCAGTGTGTGATTAAATTCCAGTTCCCAAACAATTCCGCATTCCGCGAAACGCAGTCCGAAATTTCGTTAATAGTTTATGATGTTTCAGGTCGGGTTGTTAAATCATTCAATCTTGAATCCGGTATCCTGAATCAAGTATCCAGTATTGTCTGGGATGGTAAAGACAATGCAGGTAAGAAAATTCCTGCGGGCATTTATTTTATCCATCTTAATACTGGTGATTTGAGTAAAATTGAAAAGGCGATACTTTTGAAATAG